In one window of Brenneria goodwinii DNA:
- the nuoH gene encoding NADH-quinone oxidoreductase subunit NuoH: protein MSWLTPDLLEILSSVGKAVVILLVVVTCGAFMSMGERKLLGLFQGRYGPNRVGWGGSLQLVSDMIKMFFKEDWVPRFTDKVIFTLAPMIAFTSLLLSFAIVPVSPTWGVSDLNIGILFFLMMAGLAVYAVLFAGWSSNNKYSLLGAVRASAQTLSYEVFLGLSLMGVVAQAGSFNMSDIVESQAHLWNVIPQFFGFLTFAIAGVAVCHRHPFDQPEAEQELADGYHIEYSGMKFGLFFVGEYIGIVTVSALIVTLFFGGWHGPFLPPFVWFALKTAFFMMMFILIRAALPRPRYDQVMAFGWKVCLPITLLNLLATAAVILYNAQ from the coding sequence ATGAGTTGGTTAACACCGGATCTCCTGGAAATATTGAGTTCTGTTGGAAAAGCGGTCGTTATCCTGCTGGTCGTGGTGACCTGCGGGGCATTCATGAGTATGGGCGAACGTAAGCTTTTGGGTCTGTTCCAGGGGCGCTACGGGCCGAACCGGGTGGGTTGGGGCGGTTCGCTGCAGCTTGTCTCCGACATGATCAAAATGTTCTTCAAAGAAGACTGGGTGCCAAGGTTTACCGACAAGGTTATCTTTACTTTGGCGCCGATGATCGCGTTTACCTCATTATTGCTCTCCTTCGCCATTGTGCCGGTCAGCCCGACCTGGGGCGTGTCGGATCTGAACATCGGAATCCTGTTCTTCCTGATGATGGCGGGGCTGGCGGTTTACGCCGTGCTGTTTGCCGGTTGGTCGAGCAACAACAAATACTCATTGCTGGGGGCGGTGCGTGCTTCCGCCCAGACGCTGAGTTATGAAGTGTTCCTCGGGCTGTCGCTGATGGGGGTGGTCGCTCAAGCCGGTTCTTTCAATATGAGCGATATTGTTGAATCGCAAGCGCATTTATGGAACGTCATTCCACAGTTCTTTGGCTTTCTTACTTTCGCCATTGCGGGGGTGGCCGTATGTCACCGGCATCCGTTTGACCAGCCTGAAGCAGAGCAGGAACTGGCGGATGGCTACCATATTGAATATTCCGGTATGAAATTCGGGCTGTTCTTCGTGGGTGAATATATCGGTATCGTCACGGTTTCCGCACTTATCGTCACCCTATTCTTCGGAGGCTGGCATGGCCCGTTCCTGCCGCCATTTGTCTGGTTTGCGCTGAAAACGGCTTTCTTCATGATGATGTTTATTCTGATTCGCGCCGCGCTGCCCCGTCCGCGTTATGACCAGGTGATGGCTTTCGGTTGGAAAGTCTGTCTGCCGATAACGTTATTGAACCTGCTGGCGACAGCCGCGGTCATTTTGTACAACGCTCAATAA
- the nuoJ gene encoding NADH-quinone oxidoreductase subunit J, whose translation MEFAFYIAGLIAVVATLRVITHTNPVHALLYLIVSLIAVACVFFSLGAYFAGALEIIVYAGAIMVLFVFVVMMLNLGNTVVEQERAWLKPSVWIGPALLSLVLLVVIVKGIFSLDDQGITGDMVDAKSVGITLFGPYVLAVELASMLLLAGLVVAFHVGREDKRGEVIGKETANQNVDNKITGERA comes from the coding sequence ATGGAATTCGCTTTTTATATTGCGGGCCTGATTGCAGTAGTGGCGACGTTGCGCGTCATCACTCATACCAATCCCGTGCATGCGCTGTTGTATCTGATCGTTTCTCTTATCGCCGTCGCGTGCGTCTTTTTCTCGCTGGGCGCTTACTTCGCGGGGGCGCTGGAGATCATCGTTTACGCGGGCGCCATCATGGTGCTGTTCGTGTTTGTGGTGATGATGCTCAACCTTGGCAATACCGTGGTCGAGCAGGAACGCGCATGGCTTAAACCCAGCGTATGGATCGGCCCTGCATTATTGTCGCTGGTTTTGCTGGTGGTGATAGTGAAGGGCATCTTCAGCCTGGATGACCAGGGCATTACCGGAGACATGGTGGACGCCAAGTCGGTGGGTATTACCTTATTCGGCCCTTATGTTCTCGCTGTTGAGTTGGCTTCAATGCTGCTGTTGGCAGGGCTGGTGGTTGCGTTCCACGTTGGTCGTGAAGACAAACGGGGCGAGGTCATCGGCAAAGAAACCGCGAACCAGAATGTTGATAATAAAATAACAGGGGAACGCGCATGA
- the nuoK gene encoding NADH-quinone oxidoreductase subunit NuoK, with protein MIPLQHGLILAAILFVLGLTGLVIRRNLLFMLISLEIMINAAALAFVVAGSYWHQADGQVMYILAITLAASEASIGLALLLQLYRRRQNLNIDTVSEMRG; from the coding sequence ATGATTCCGTTACAACATGGTTTGATTTTGGCCGCCATCTTGTTCGTTTTAGGGCTGACTGGGTTGGTTATCCGTCGTAACTTGCTGTTTATGCTGATAAGCCTTGAAATAATGATCAACGCCGCGGCGTTGGCGTTCGTGGTTGCAGGCAGTTACTGGCATCAGGCGGATGGACAGGTGATGTATATTCTGGCGATTACCCTGGCAGCGTCTGAAGCCAGCATCGGGTTGGCGCTGTTGCTGCAACTGTACCGCCGCCGCCAGAATCTGAATATTGATACAGTCAGTGAGATGCGCGGATGA
- the nuoI gene encoding NADH-quinone oxidoreductase subunit NuoI encodes MTLKDLVIGFGTQVRSICMVGSNAFRKRETRMYPEEPVNPPPRYRGRIVLTRDPDGAERCVACNLCAVACPVGCISLQKAETKDGRWYPEFFRINFSRCIFCGFCEEACPTTAIQLTPDFEMGDYKRQDLVYEKEDLLISGPGKYPEYNFYRMAGMAIDGKDKGEAENEAKPIDVKGLLP; translated from the coding sequence ATGACATTAAAAGATTTAGTGATTGGTTTCGGCACCCAGGTACGCAGTATCTGTATGGTGGGATCGAACGCTTTCAGAAAGCGCGAAACCAGAATGTATCCAGAAGAACCAGTGAATCCGCCGCCGCGTTACCGTGGTCGTATCGTGCTGACGCGAGACCCGGATGGCGCTGAGCGTTGTGTGGCCTGTAACCTGTGTGCGGTAGCTTGTCCGGTCGGCTGCATCTCCTTGCAGAAAGCGGAAACCAAAGACGGCCGGTGGTATCCCGAATTTTTCCGTATCAACTTCTCGCGTTGCATTTTCTGCGGCTTTTGTGAAGAGGCTTGCCCAACCACAGCGATTCAATTGACGCCGGATTTTGAGATGGGGGATTACAAACGCCAGGATCTGGTTTACGAAAAAGAAGATTTGCTGATATCGGGGCCGGGTAAATATCCGGAATATAACTTCTACCGGATGGCCGGCATGGCGATCGATGGGAAAGATAAAGGCGAAGCTGAAAACGAAGCTAAACCTATCGATGTTAAAGGCCTATTGCCCTAA
- the nuoL gene encoding NADH-quinone oxidoreductase subunit L, translating to MNLLYLTILFPLLGFLLLAFSRGRWSENVSATVGVGSVGLAALTAAWVVVDFLGQQHTGVSVFDQHLWTWMAIGNFDIGVTLTLDGLSVTMLSVVTGVGFFIHLYASWYMRGEEGYSRFFAYTNLFIASMLVLVLADNLLLMYLGWEGVGLCSYLLIGFYYTNPKNGAAAMKAFVVTRVGDVFLAFALFILYRELGTLNFRELMVLAPQQLAEGSPAITWATLMLLGGAVGKSAQLPLQTWLADAMAGPTPVSALIHAATMVTAGVYLIARTHGLFLMAPDILHLVGIIGAVTLVLAGFAALVQTDIKRVLAYSTMSQIGYMFLALGVQAWDAAIFHLMTHAFFKALLFLSSGSVILACHHEQNIFKMGGLRKTIPLVYVCFLVGGAALAALPMVTAGFFSKDEILAGAWANGHVNLMVAGLVGAFMTSLYTFRMIFIVFHGEAKTKAHKVEGISHHLPLIVLMVLSTFIGALIVPPLQGVLPATTELEHGQMMTLEITSGVVAIAGILLAAALWLGKRQLVSGIAQSAPGRFFSTWWFHAWGFDWLYDKVFVRPYLAIAKLLRRDPLDALMNIPAFLTRWGNRGLTVSENGQVRWYVASMGLGAVVVLALLLLV from the coding sequence ATGAACTTACTCTATTTAACAATACTATTCCCGCTGCTTGGGTTCCTGCTGTTGGCGTTTTCCCGCGGTCGCTGGTCGGAGAATGTCTCTGCGACGGTTGGCGTCGGTTCCGTCGGGCTGGCGGCGTTGACGGCCGCCTGGGTAGTGGTCGATTTTCTTGGTCAGCAACATACGGGCGTGAGCGTATTTGATCAGCATTTATGGACATGGATGGCGATTGGCAACTTTGATATCGGCGTTACGCTGACGCTTGACGGTCTGTCGGTCACGATGCTGTCCGTTGTGACCGGCGTCGGTTTCTTCATCCACCTGTATGCATCCTGGTACATGCGCGGTGAAGAGGGATACTCGCGTTTCTTTGCCTATACCAACCTGTTTATCGCCAGCATGCTGGTGCTCGTTCTGGCTGATAACCTGTTGCTGATGTATCTCGGATGGGAAGGGGTGGGGCTGTGCAGCTATCTGCTGATCGGTTTCTACTACACCAATCCGAAAAATGGCGCGGCGGCGATGAAAGCCTTTGTGGTTACCCGCGTCGGGGATGTCTTTCTGGCGTTTGCGCTGTTCATTCTTTACCGGGAACTGGGTACGCTCAACTTCCGCGAACTGATGGTGCTGGCGCCGCAACAGCTGGCGGAGGGCTCCCCGGCGATTACCTGGGCGACCCTGATGCTGCTGGGCGGCGCGGTTGGTAAGTCCGCTCAGTTGCCGTTGCAAACCTGGCTGGCGGATGCGATGGCGGGGCCGACGCCGGTGTCTGCGTTGATCCACGCGGCGACGATGGTTACCGCCGGTGTGTACCTGATCGCCCGTACCCACGGCCTGTTCCTCATGGCGCCGGACATTTTACATCTGGTCGGTATTATCGGTGCGGTAACGCTGGTATTGGCAGGGTTTGCCGCACTGGTGCAGACGGACATTAAACGTGTGCTTGCCTACTCCACGATGAGTCAGATTGGTTATATGTTTCTGGCTTTGGGGGTTCAGGCATGGGACGCGGCGATTTTCCATCTGATGACTCACGCGTTTTTTAAAGCGTTGCTGTTCCTCTCTTCCGGTTCGGTCATCCTGGCCTGTCACCACGAGCAGAACATTTTCAAAATGGGCGGTCTGCGTAAGACCATCCCGCTGGTGTATGTCTGCTTCCTGGTCGGCGGCGCGGCATTAGCCGCGTTGCCGATGGTTACCGCCGGGTTCTTTAGTAAAGACGAAATTCTGGCGGGCGCCTGGGCTAACGGTCACGTCAATTTGATGGTGGCGGGGCTGGTGGGCGCCTTTATGACTTCGCTGTACACGTTCCGGATGATCTTCATCGTTTTCCACGGTGAGGCGAAAACCAAAGCGCATAAGGTCGAAGGGATTTCCCATCATTTACCGCTGATCGTGTTAATGGTGCTGTCCACCTTTATCGGCGCGCTGATTGTGCCGCCGTTGCAGGGGGTATTGCCGGCAACCACCGAGCTTGAACACGGACAGATGATGACGTTGGAAATCACTTCCGGCGTGGTCGCCATTGCTGGGATCTTACTGGCCGCCGCGCTGTGGTTGGGCAAGCGCCAACTGGTGAGTGGTATTGCGCAAAGCGCGCCCGGACGTTTCTTCTCAACCTGGTGGTTCCATGCATGGGGCTTCGACTGGCTGTACGACAAAGTTTTTGTCAGACCTTATCTGGCCATTGCGAAGCTGCTGCGACGTGATCCGCTGGACGCATTGATGAACATTCCGGCTTTCCTTACCCGTTGGGGAAATAGAGGATTGACCGTGAGCGAAAATGGTCAAGTGCGCTGGTACGTTGCCTCCATGGG
- the nuoG gene encoding NADH-quinone oxidoreductase subunit NuoG, which translates to MATIHVDGKEYEVNGADNLLEACLSLGLDIPYFCWHPALGSVGSCRLCAVTQYQNAEDTRGRLVMSCMTPATEGTFIAIEDEEAKLFRKTIVEFLMTNHPHDCPVCEEGGNCHLQDMTVMTGQNFRRYRFTKRTHRNQDLGPFISHEMNRCIACYRCVRYYKDYADGTDLGVYGAHDNVYFGRLEDGALESEFSGNLVEVCPTGVFTDKTHSERYNRKWDMQFAPSVCQQCSVGCNTSPGERYGELRRIENRFNGSINHYFLCDRGRFGYGYVNLKDRPKHPLQRRGDDWVALTAEQAVEGAAYVLRQAKKTIGIGSPRASIESNFALRELVGAENFYTGIAHEEQKRLQLILKVLQEGGVRTPALREIESYDAVLVLGEDLTQTGARIALAVRQAVKGKAREMAAAQKVADWQIAAIMNIGQHAKHPLFVTNVDNTRLDDIAAWNYRAPVADQARLGFAIAHALDDNAPAVTDLADGLDQKVDIIVQALAGAKKPLIVSGTNAGSEDIIAAAANVAKALKSRGSDVGITFVASAANSLGLSMMGGGSLNDALAQLENGEADSVVVLENDLYRHAPAARIDAALAKAGNVVVLDHQRTRITDKANIILSAASFAESDGTLVNQEGRAQRFFQVYDPAYYDNSVVMLESWRWLHSLSTTYNSRKIDWTQLDHVIDACIDAMPQLAAIKQAAPDASFRIRGQKLARSPNRSSGRTAMRANISVHEPRQPQDKDTMFAFSMEGNNSPLADRQQIPFAWAPGWNSPQAWNKFQDEVGGHIRHGDPGVRMIEAGESSLGYFDTIPAAFVAQSGSWRVAPYYHLFGSDEMSQRSAVIQSRMPEPYVMVNPADAAALGVNPGTLVELRCDGQTLRLPLRLSDGLSQGQVGLPLGLPGIAPVLAGATVESLQEAAQ; encoded by the coding sequence ATGGCTACTATTCATGTAGACGGCAAAGAGTATGAAGTAAACGGAGCGGACAACCTTCTTGAGGCTTGCCTGTCTTTGGGACTTGATATTCCTTACTTTTGCTGGCACCCGGCGCTGGGAAGCGTTGGATCTTGCCGCCTGTGCGCGGTAACGCAATACCAGAACGCGGAGGATACCCGCGGTCGGCTGGTGATGTCCTGTATGACACCGGCTACCGAGGGAACGTTCATTGCGATTGAAGACGAGGAAGCGAAGTTATTCCGTAAAACGATAGTCGAGTTTCTGATGACCAACCACCCGCACGACTGTCCGGTGTGTGAGGAGGGGGGGAACTGTCATCTGCAGGATATGACGGTAATGACAGGACAAAATTTCCGTCGCTATCGTTTTACCAAGCGCACCCACCGCAATCAGGATCTCGGCCCCTTCATTTCTCACGAAATGAACCGTTGCATCGCCTGCTATCGCTGCGTTCGCTACTACAAAGATTATGCGGATGGCACCGACCTTGGCGTTTATGGCGCGCATGATAACGTCTACTTCGGCCGCCTGGAAGATGGCGCGTTGGAAAGCGAATTCTCCGGTAACCTGGTTGAAGTTTGCCCTACCGGCGTATTCACCGACAAGACGCACTCCGAACGCTACAACCGTAAGTGGGATATGCAGTTTGCCCCAAGCGTTTGCCAGCAGTGCAGCGTTGGCTGTAACACCAGCCCGGGTGAACGTTATGGTGAGCTGCGCCGAATTGAAAACCGCTTCAACGGCAGCATAAACCACTACTTCTTATGCGATCGCGGTCGTTTTGGCTATGGTTACGTCAATCTGAAAGATCGCCCTAAACATCCGCTTCAGCGTCGAGGCGATGACTGGGTTGCGCTGACTGCCGAACAGGCGGTGGAAGGGGCGGCCTATGTGCTGCGTCAGGCCAAGAAAACTATCGGGATAGGTTCACCGCGTGCCAGTATTGAAAGCAACTTTGCTTTACGTGAACTGGTCGGGGCGGAAAACTTTTATACCGGTATCGCCCACGAGGAACAAAAACGTCTGCAGCTGATTCTGAAAGTCTTGCAAGAAGGCGGTGTACGCACTCCGGCCTTGCGTGAGATCGAAAGTTATGACGCCGTTCTGGTGCTGGGTGAAGATCTGACTCAGACGGGAGCCCGTATCGCATTAGCGGTTCGCCAGGCCGTGAAGGGTAAAGCGCGTGAAATGGCCGCGGCTCAGAAAGTGGCTGACTGGCAGATCGCGGCCATCATGAATATCGGACAGCATGCCAAACATCCGCTATTTGTCACTAACGTGGATAATACCCGTCTGGATGATATTGCCGCCTGGAATTACCGTGCGCCGGTCGCCGATCAGGCCCGGTTGGGATTTGCCATTGCCCATGCGTTGGATGACAACGCGCCGGCGGTGACGGATCTGGCTGACGGACTCGACCAGAAAGTGGATATCATCGTTCAGGCGTTGGCCGGCGCGAAAAAACCACTGATTGTTTCCGGCACCAACGCCGGCAGCGAAGACATTATCGCTGCGGCGGCCAACGTGGCGAAAGCGCTTAAGTCTCGAGGCTCCGATGTCGGCATCACCTTCGTTGCTTCCGCGGCAAACAGTCTTGGCCTGTCGATGATGGGCGGCGGCTCATTGAATGATGCGCTGGCGCAACTGGAAAACGGCGAGGCTGACAGCGTTGTGGTGTTGGAGAACGATCTCTATCGCCATGCGCCTGCCGCGCGTATTGATGCGGCGTTGGCGAAAGCCGGCAACGTGGTTGTGCTGGATCATCAGCGTACCCGCATCACGGATAAGGCCAACATCATTCTGTCAGCGGCAAGTTTTGCAGAAAGCGACGGTACGTTAGTCAATCAGGAAGGCCGCGCCCAGCGCTTCTTCCAGGTGTATGATCCGGCTTATTACGACAACAGTGTCGTGATGTTGGAAAGCTGGCGCTGGCTGCATTCGCTGTCTACCACCTATAACAGCCGTAAAATCGACTGGACGCAGCTCGATCATGTCATTGACGCCTGTATTGATGCCATGCCGCAACTGGCGGCGATTAAACAGGCTGCGCCTGATGCATCGTTCAGAATTCGCGGGCAGAAGCTGGCTCGTTCTCCGAACCGCTCCAGTGGGCGTACCGCAATGCGCGCCAACATCAGCGTGCATGAACCGCGTCAGCCACAGGATAAAGACACCATGTTCGCCTTCTCTATGGAAGGGAATAACAGTCCGTTAGCCGATCGCCAGCAAATTCCTTTTGCCTGGGCGCCAGGATGGAACTCACCGCAGGCCTGGAACAAGTTCCAGGATGAAGTCGGCGGCCATATCCGCCATGGCGATCCGGGCGTACGGATGATTGAAGCGGGTGAAAGTTCGTTGGGATATTTCGACACCATCCCGGCGGCGTTTGTCGCCCAATCGGGAAGCTGGCGTGTGGCGCCGTATTATCACCTGTTCGGCAGTGATGAGATGTCACAGCGCTCAGCGGTGATTCAAAGCCGTATGCCGGAGCCTTATGTCATGGTTAATCCGGCGGATGCGGCGGCGCTGGGGGTTAACCCCGGAACGCTGGTTGAACTGCGCTGTGATGGTCAGACGTTACGCCTGCCGCTGCGGTTAAGTGATGGGTTGAGTCAGGGACAGGTTGGTTTACCGCTGGGGCTGCCGGGTATTGCGCCGGTGCTGGCGGGCGCAACCGTTGAGAGTCTGCAGGAGGCTGCACAATGA